The following are from one region of the Banduia mediterranea genome:
- a CDS encoding GTPase: MKKLDAYRKALKDCEKIAQEEFKAAVKFSKRCDQIVNNLKNEFNDIAWKAEQVTAKDQVAAKGLTDIQSSLGAGYELLRAKQAKALEQQKESLKSFSVMLFGRTMAGKSTIREAITGGDGSTIGMGAQRTTRDVRQYDWNHLRIIDTPGFGAYNGEEDTEIARSILEQSDVILFLLSDDSIQESTFTELKYAYQLNKPLIFVVNVKKNLEKNVHRKKAIKDTDSYIYNASDLEGHKERLRNEAAKLGMNPRYIHIVPIHAQAAFLSTQEAYSDQKEDLYRVSRMDNLLTLLIDEITHKGRARRVQTLLGSTLTHTDDLETLIRSQKESVKGLLKEYANTQKRVYKWHERQSKRVPDKIEKDVGRAFAPLMKSISSFVDDNIQSKYFGNRLEDHIASFDLEERCKNVANNIAEELASDLEQFNRDMAKNIELGGKLNIEGSKMSFDPFDYKRMNGWTAAGLGVLSVIAFANSWNPIGWGLAAAGFVFGLFQMFSDSKTKKLQMEKRSRTKEIRDEIAVQRDNSIKEITKWFHKDIERKQILQIKSDLNEVCMGLEMFIQSLEKAFLQLDQLEHDINERYLLRSMDIVASDKYQKPKFKRIVRQPGYACYFTVTNHFKEPELLSSLQTLLGERVRVVYESSVEKMLSHMLGLRKNRARVEGENGEYFIFAKEEDLGRIIGKQGRNIMLAAAICNIKLSAKPMHEMSEVCH, encoded by the coding sequence ATGAAGAAGCTGGATGCTTATCGCAAAGCACTGAAGGATTGCGAAAAGATTGCTCAGGAAGAATTCAAAGCGGCAGTAAAGTTTAGTAAGCGTTGCGATCAAATTGTTAACAACCTAAAAAATGAATTTAACGATATTGCATGGAAGGCAGAACAAGTTACCGCCAAGGATCAGGTTGCGGCAAAGGGATTGACTGATATTCAAAGCAGCTTGGGTGCCGGTTATGAGTTGCTCAGGGCTAAGCAAGCAAAGGCTTTAGAACAGCAGAAAGAGTCACTAAAAAGCTTTAGTGTTATGTTGTTTGGTCGCACTATGGCGGGTAAAAGCACTATACGTGAAGCCATCACTGGAGGAGATGGATCAACTATAGGGATGGGGGCGCAAAGAACGACCCGAGACGTGCGTCAGTATGACTGGAATCATCTTCGTATTATAGATACACCAGGGTTTGGTGCTTATAACGGTGAGGAAGATACAGAGATAGCACGCAGCATTCTTGAACAATCAGATGTGATTCTCTTTTTACTCAGCGATGACAGTATTCAGGAGTCTACATTTACCGAGCTGAAATACGCCTATCAGTTGAACAAGCCTTTAATATTTGTTGTGAACGTGAAGAAAAACCTGGAGAAGAATGTTCATAGAAAAAAGGCGATAAAAGATACCGATAGCTATATCTACAATGCTTCAGACCTCGAAGGGCACAAGGAAAGGTTGCGAAATGAAGCTGCAAAGCTGGGGATGAACCCAAGATACATCCATATTGTCCCTATACACGCTCAAGCAGCTTTTTTGTCGACTCAGGAAGCCTATAGCGATCAAAAAGAAGATCTTTATCGAGTCAGTCGAATGGATAATCTTCTGACGCTATTAATAGATGAAATTACGCATAAAGGCCGTGCTAGACGAGTTCAAACGCTATTAGGATCGACATTAACCCATACGGATGATCTTGAGACATTGATTCGTTCCCAGAAAGAATCAGTGAAAGGGCTGCTCAAGGAATATGCTAATACCCAGAAGCGTGTTTATAAATGGCACGAACGCCAGTCAAAACGGGTGCCGGATAAGATTGAAAAAGATGTCGGACGCGCTTTTGCTCCGTTAATGAAGTCAATATCAAGTTTTGTTGATGACAATATTCAGTCTAAGTATTTTGGCAATAGACTTGAAGATCACATTGCTTCTTTTGATTTAGAAGAACGCTGCAAAAATGTGGCAAATAATATAGCTGAAGAACTTGCTTCTGATCTTGAACAATTCAATCGGGATATGGCTAAGAATATTGAGCTTGGTGGCAAGCTCAATATAGAGGGAAGTAAAATGTCATTTGATCCTTTTGATTATAAACGCATGAATGGTTGGACAGCAGCCGGGCTGGGTGTTCTTTCTGTCATTGCTTTTGCAAATAGCTGGAATCCCATTGGTTGGGGACTAGCAGCGGCAGGCTTCGTGTTTGGTTTGTTTCAAATGTTCTCGGATTCAAAAACCAAGAAGCTACAAATGGAAAAGCGTAGTCGAACTAAAGAGATTCGTGATGAAATTGCAGTGCAACGGGATAATTCGATTAAAGAAATCACAAAATGGTTTCACAAGGATATCGAACGAAAGCAGATACTTCAGATTAAATCGGACTTAAATGAGGTCTGCATGGGGCTTGAGATGTTTATTCAGTCTCTCGAAAAAGCGTTTCTCCAGCTTGATCAATTAGAACATGACATAAACGAAAGGTACTTGCTGCGGTCTATGGATATCGTGGCTTCAGATAAATATCAAAAACCAAAGTTTAAACGCATAGTCCGCCAACCCGGTTACGCTTGCTATTTCACCGTCACCAATCATTTTAAAGAGCCTGAGCTGCTCTCATCGTTGCAGACACTTTTGGGTGAGCGGGTTAGAGTGGTATACGAAAGCTCGGTAGAAAAGATGCTTTCTCATATGTTGGGTCTTAGAAAAAATAGGGCTCGAGTCGAAGGTGAAAATGGAGAGTATTTCATTTTTGCTAAAGAAGAAGATCTTGGCCGGATTATTGGAAAGCAGGGACGCAATATTATGTTGGCTGCTGCTATTTGTAATATCAAGTTATCTGCAAAACCAATGCATGAAATGAGTGAGGTTTGTCATTAA
- a CDS encoding efflux transporter outer membrane subunit, with protein sequence MPQRFSPTPGGCRGGHSGVRAVAQGLLLALLCGCSIFQSEAPESPAPELPTDFNTHLEGASLAVGDWVDDFDDPQLEALVEEALNHNNKFLSALSKRDAASAQYAAAFAGRLPRLDLQAQAQRQKFINDIVRSSSVDIEPVVYPTRLILGAGVNWELDLWGRVANQANAAREEAAAAILDVQAASFSLAAQTATQWFALVAAQQRLALAQRVADSYGETVKRSEERYERGLVTVVDLRQAMAESEGAQGELLGRQIELGRTRRALEVLLGRYPSNELEVAGSLPALPPAVAAGVPGQLIERRPDVAAAELRLRASDQRLLGAKKNLLPRFSISLGAGTQAKYRDLLFTDDSEIWSIGGNAVMPLFDGGATRAGIQAQRSLMEDSVAQFQDKVLSACLEVEDALAAELLIRDQVQRSRNAVEQTLAVEDSISRRFELGLVDLRAVLAARRSRWQAEQRVLETELLALNNRIGLYLALGGGIAEPGDEDTDTTDAEPDVADDQAEDGAEAAIEMLPIRPVTDEELPSDPAPAWETVPEKEPAAAPEAPMESMDPMDNSIMEPTEPVVPVDESVEVPVDVPASVIEPEPEPALDPVPTEAVTGMPAADAALSVPEEPVVEPMGAVPMLGEPVTDDPPSASEDAELEAARQRNLESLLATDPVQQ encoded by the coding sequence GTGCCGCAACGGTTTTCGCCGACGCCGGGAGGGTGTCGCGGCGGTCATTCTGGTGTTCGCGCGGTCGCGCAGGGGCTGCTGCTGGCCCTGCTGTGCGGCTGTTCGATCTTCCAGTCCGAAGCCCCTGAGTCGCCCGCGCCCGAATTGCCGACCGATTTCAATACGCACCTTGAGGGGGCGTCGCTCGCGGTCGGCGACTGGGTCGATGATTTCGACGATCCGCAGCTCGAAGCCCTGGTCGAGGAGGCGTTGAATCACAACAACAAGTTCCTCTCCGCCCTGTCCAAGCGCGATGCAGCCTCGGCCCAGTATGCAGCTGCGTTCGCCGGACGCCTGCCACGGCTGGACCTGCAGGCGCAGGCGCAGCGTCAGAAGTTCATCAACGACATCGTGCGCAGCAGCAGCGTGGATATCGAGCCAGTGGTGTATCCGACGCGCTTGATATTGGGCGCGGGCGTCAACTGGGAATTGGACCTGTGGGGCCGTGTCGCCAATCAGGCCAACGCGGCACGCGAGGAGGCCGCTGCGGCGATTCTCGATGTTCAGGCCGCCAGCTTTTCGCTGGCCGCGCAGACGGCAACGCAGTGGTTCGCGCTGGTGGCCGCTCAGCAGCGTCTGGCCCTGGCGCAGCGGGTGGCGGACTCCTATGGCGAGACCGTCAAGCGCAGCGAGGAACGCTATGAGCGCGGTCTGGTCACGGTGGTGGACCTGCGTCAGGCGATGGCCGAGTCTGAAGGTGCTCAGGGCGAACTGCTCGGGCGGCAGATCGAGCTCGGCCGCACGCGGCGTGCCCTCGAGGTGCTGCTGGGGCGCTACCCGAGCAATGAACTGGAGGTGGCGGGCAGCCTCCCGGCCTTGCCGCCGGCCGTCGCGGCCGGTGTGCCGGGCCAGCTGATCGAGCGCCGACCCGATGTTGCCGCCGCCGAATTGCGCCTGCGCGCGTCCGACCAGCGTCTGCTGGGGGCCAAGAAGAATCTGCTGCCGCGATTCAGTATCAGCCTCGGCGCCGGCACGCAGGCCAAGTATCGTGACCTGTTGTTTACGGACGATTCGGAAATCTGGTCGATCGGCGGCAACGCCGTGATGCCGCTGTTCGACGGCGGCGCGACGCGCGCCGGCATTCAGGCGCAGCGTTCCTTGATGGAAGACTCCGTGGCGCAGTTCCAGGACAAGGTGCTGTCGGCCTGCCTGGAGGTCGAGGACGCGCTGGCGGCCGAGCTGCTGATCCGCGATCAGGTGCAGCGCTCACGCAATGCCGTCGAGCAGACGCTCGCTGTGGAAGATTCGATTTCACGCCGCTTCGAGCTGGGGCTGGTCGATTTGCGCGCGGTGCTGGCGGCACGGCGCAGCCGCTGGCAGGCCGAACAGCGCGTGCTGGAAACCGAGTTGCTGGCGCTGAACAACCGCATCGGGCTGTATCTCGCCCTGGGCGGCGGTATCGCGGAACCGGGCGATGAGGATACGGACACCACGGATGCCGAACCTGATGTGGCCGACGATCAGGCCGAGGATGGCGCGGAAGCGGCCATCGAAATGCTCCCGATCAGGCCCGTGACCGACGAAGAGCTGCCCTCGGACCCGGCGCCGGCATGGGAAACCGTGCCGGAAAAGGAACCTGCCGCCGCCCCCGAGGCGCCCATGGAGTCCATGGATCCGATGGACAATTCCATCATGGAGCCGACCGAACCCGTGGTGCCTGTGGATGAATCCGTGGAGGTGCCGGTCGATGTTCCCGCGTCGGTCATCGAGCCGGAGCCCGAGCCGGCGCTCGATCCTGTTCCGACCGAGGCGGTGACCGGGATGCCGGCCGCCGATGCGGCGCTCAGCGTGCCCGAAGAACCGGTGGTCGAACCCATGGGGGCGGTACCAATGTTGGGCGAGCCGGTGACCGACGATCCGCCAAGCGCCAGCGAGGACGCTGAACTGGAAGCCGCGCGTCAGCGCAATCTCGAATCGTTGCTGGCCACCGACCCGGTTCAGCAATAA
- a CDS encoding efflux RND transporter permease subunit — protein sequence MKAAIAWFARNRVAPNLLMALVLLGGVYAVPHLQREVIPELKLQRIQVITAYPGAGPSEVEDGVVAPIEDAIADLEGIKQLVSVSVENLGTVVAEIEPNYDLHQVMNLIDTRVSGLRNLPQDAERPIISELVFSQPVMNLTLYGDVDPRTLKALANNALDEILTLPNVTRAELINVRHDEIAIELSESALQKYGLSFDLVSKLIRASSVDMPAGEIQTETGGVLLRTNAKRRTGDEFEDMELLRAPDGTLVRLADIATVKDGLADGDQEVSFDDKPAVTIQVSRVSGQDVLDITGVIKRYADQLKPRLPEGVSVALWRDSSKLFESRMDTLTKNGLQSMVLVFVSLLLFMRPSVAFWVTHGIVFSFLGTLLVMWLLGISLNMVTLFGFVLVLGTLVDDGVVVGEAIYSEQRVNRKGVQASIIGASLVGWPVLVSVFTNIMTFTPILFLPGVQAQLWAYVPAVVIIAYLVSLVESLFVLPAHLAPLKPIDETVQHRNRLTRMQRRIASSMERFAIERYRPALDRALAWRWVTLSIFVGVLLLTLGLLAGGKIRVNFFPAVTADSVVVDITLESGSPRSYTEAAVDRIEQALREVVTEAEGSEASIQHVMRSIGQAGGGLGITTETGANTAQMFVELSPAEERSLDVQDLADRWRERIGAVPYLKELKMNFSLNFPGADIEINLMARDKAIVAAASTALQERLRRYPGATEVSDSSRAPRDELNFDLRPEAEALGLTVADVGRQIRQGFFGEEVQRLLRGREEVRVVVRYDEQSRESENSLSGINIRTSDGAAVPLANVTDIVREQSDTLITRVDRRRTTVVSAMIDRNKNDANRVLEDLETNYLPQLMAQYPGLQWAYSGTKREEAEVTGALYAAALIGIALVFAAISILFQSYVQTLLVFTVLPFAVIGAIFAHMVFGITLSMLSMAGIVAALGVCVNDSIVLITYINERRREGMSRDEAIRTAGVQRFRPIVLTTVTTFLGLSPLLTEQAAQAQVLIPMAVALSFAVLVTTVICLFLLPVLVSLVWVDAPAVDDESEETAA from the coding sequence ATGAAAGCGGCGATTGCCTGGTTCGCGCGCAATCGCGTCGCGCCGAACCTGTTGATGGCGCTGGTGCTGCTGGGTGGCGTCTATGCGGTACCGCACCTGCAGCGCGAGGTCATCCCGGAACTCAAGCTGCAGCGCATTCAGGTCATCACCGCGTATCCCGGCGCCGGCCCTTCGGAAGTCGAGGATGGCGTGGTCGCGCCGATCGAGGATGCGATCGCCGATCTCGAAGGCATCAAGCAACTGGTCTCGGTGTCGGTCGAGAATCTCGGCACGGTGGTCGCCGAGATCGAACCGAACTACGACCTGCATCAGGTCATGAACCTGATCGACACGCGCGTCTCCGGACTGCGCAACCTGCCGCAGGATGCGGAACGGCCGATCATCAGCGAGCTGGTGTTCTCGCAGCCGGTGATGAACCTCACGCTCTATGGCGACGTCGATCCGCGCACGCTCAAGGCCTTGGCCAACAATGCGCTCGACGAGATTCTCACGCTGCCGAACGTGACGCGCGCCGAACTCATCAATGTGCGGCACGACGAGATCGCGATCGAACTGTCCGAATCTGCGCTGCAGAAATACGGTTTGTCGTTTGATCTGGTATCCAAGCTGATCAGGGCCAGCTCGGTGGATATGCCGGCCGGCGAGATTCAGACCGAGACCGGCGGCGTGCTGTTGCGCACCAACGCCAAGCGCCGTACCGGCGACGAATTCGAGGATATGGAGTTGCTGCGTGCGCCGGACGGTACGCTGGTGCGTCTGGCCGATATCGCGACCGTCAAGGACGGCCTGGCCGACGGCGATCAGGAGGTCAGCTTCGACGACAAGCCGGCGGTCACGATCCAGGTGTCACGCGTGTCCGGCCAGGACGTGCTCGACATCACCGGCGTGATCAAGCGCTACGCCGATCAGCTGAAACCACGGCTGCCGGAAGGTGTGAGCGTGGCGCTGTGGCGCGATTCGTCGAAGCTGTTCGAAAGCCGCATGGACACGCTGACCAAGAACGGTCTGCAGTCGATGGTACTGGTGTTCGTTTCCTTGCTGTTGTTCATGCGACCCTCGGTCGCTTTCTGGGTCACTCACGGCATCGTGTTCTCGTTTCTCGGCACGCTGCTGGTGATGTGGCTGCTCGGCATTTCGCTGAACATGGTGACGCTGTTCGGCTTCGTGCTGGTACTTGGCACGCTGGTGGACGATGGCGTGGTCGTGGGCGAGGCGATCTACAGCGAGCAGCGCGTCAACCGCAAGGGCGTGCAGGCCTCGATCATCGGCGCCAGTCTGGTCGGTTGGCCGGTGCTGGTTTCAGTGTTCACCAACATCATGACCTTCACGCCGATCCTGTTCCTGCCCGGCGTGCAGGCGCAGCTCTGGGCCTACGTGCCGGCGGTGGTGATCATCGCCTACCTGGTTTCGCTGGTGGAATCGCTGTTCGTGCTGCCGGCGCATCTGGCGCCGCTCAAGCCGATCGATGAAACGGTGCAGCACCGTAACCGACTGACGCGCATGCAGCGGCGCATCGCCAGCAGCATGGAACGCTTTGCGATCGAGCGTTACCGGCCCGCCCTGGATCGGGCGCTGGCCTGGCGCTGGGTGACGCTGTCGATCTTCGTCGGTGTGCTGTTGCTGACGCTGGGGCTGTTGGCGGGTGGCAAGATTCGTGTGAACTTCTTTCCGGCGGTGACCGCCGATTCGGTGGTCGTGGATATCACGCTCGAATCCGGTTCGCCGCGCAGCTATACGGAGGCGGCCGTCGATCGCATCGAGCAGGCGCTGCGCGAGGTGGTCACCGAAGCCGAGGGCAGTGAAGCCTCGATCCAGCACGTGATGCGATCCATCGGTCAGGCCGGCGGCGGTCTCGGCATCACCACCGAGACCGGCGCCAATACTGCGCAGATGTTCGTGGAGCTGTCACCGGCTGAGGAACGCTCGCTCGATGTGCAGGATCTGGCCGACCGCTGGCGTGAGCGCATCGGTGCCGTGCCCTACCTCAAAGAGCTGAAGATGAACTTTTCGCTCAACTTCCCGGGTGCGGATATCGAGATCAATCTGATGGCGCGCGACAAGGCGATCGTGGCGGCGGCAAGTACTGCGCTGCAGGAACGCCTGAGGCGTTACCCGGGCGCTACGGAAGTCAGCGACAGCTCGCGTGCGCCGCGAGACGAACTCAACTTCGACCTGCGCCCCGAAGCCGAGGCGCTGGGCCTGACCGTGGCCGACGTCGGCCGCCAGATCCGGCAGGGCTTCTTCGGCGAGGAAGTGCAGCGCCTGCTGCGCGGTCGCGAGGAAGTGCGGGTGGTGGTGCGCTACGACGAGCAGAGTCGCGAATCGGAGAACTCGCTGTCCGGCATCAATATCCGTACCTCGGACGGCGCGGCGGTGCCATTGGCGAACGTGACCGACATCGTGCGCGAGCAGAGCGATACGCTGATCACCCGTGTGGACCGGCGCCGCACCACGGTTGTCAGCGCGATGATCGATCGCAACAAGAACGACGCCAATCGCGTCCTTGAAGACCTTGAGACCAACTATTTGCCGCAACTGATGGCGCAGTACCCCGGCCTTCAATGGGCTTACTCCGGAACCAAGCGGGAGGAAGCTGAGGTCACCGGTGCGCTCTATGCCGCGGCCTTGATCGGTATCGCCCTGGTATTCGCCGCAATTTCGATCCTGTTCCAGTCCTATGTGCAGACGCTGCTGGTATTCACCGTGCTGCCGTTCGCCGTGATCGGCGCGATCTTCGCGCACATGGTGTTCGGCATCACATTGTCGATGCTGTCGATGGCGGGCATCGTGGCTGCCTTGGGCGTCTGCGTGAACGATTCGATCGTGCTGATCACCTATATCAACGAACGCCGGCGCGAGGGCATGAGCCGCGACGAGGCGATTCGCACCGCCGGCGTGCAGCGTTTCCGTCCGATCGTCCTGACCACGGTCACCACCTTCCTCGGTCTTTCACCGCTGCTGACCGAACAGGCGGCGCAGGCTCAGGTGCTGATTCCGATGGCGGTTGCGCTGTCCTTCGCCGTGCTGGTCACGACCGTGATCTGCCTGTTTCTGCTGCCGGTACTGGTCAGCCTGGTCTGGGTCGATGCTCCAGCAGTGGACGATGAGTCCGAGGAAACGGCCGCCTGA
- a CDS encoding efflux RND transporter periplasmic adaptor subunit, whose product MSKQAIISVLVLVVFGGAGFLIWKSREPAQPTEPVFVAPTVEIVVAKAESLSLPVQTQGTVVARAESEITPEVAGRVEWMAPNFVAGGSFKPSEVLLRIDSRDYELGVEQARSRVAQAELRLSQIKAEAEQARAEWAAYSDQPPPPLAVRIPQIEEAESTAAAARADLERTQLALSKTSVRAPPYSGRVLGVMTGLGQVVAPGRPIAKVFNIDSLEVRLPLTDPQVGLIGLPPPGRPIETPPEVELSTLVGGKQQVWKARMTRTEAALDPRTRVVFGIAEMPDDAAESMGFGLSVGQFVQATVTGSPRADVYSLPRSALRGDDQVMIVDAQSKLRFRQVGVVNKSGERVVVSSGLDDGDKVVVSPIEFPVDGMAVTIRKPS is encoded by the coding sequence ATGAGTAAACAAGCGATCATTTCCGTTCTGGTGCTGGTGGTGTTCGGCGGCGCCGGATTTCTGATCTGGAAGAGCCGCGAGCCTGCGCAGCCGACCGAACCGGTGTTCGTGGCACCGACGGTCGAGATCGTAGTGGCCAAGGCGGAATCGCTGAGCCTGCCGGTACAGACGCAGGGCACGGTGGTGGCGCGCGCCGAATCCGAGATTACGCCCGAAGTGGCGGGCCGTGTGGAGTGGATGGCGCCGAATTTCGTGGCCGGCGGCAGCTTCAAGCCGTCCGAGGTGTTGTTGCGCATCGATTCGCGCGACTACGAACTGGGCGTGGAACAGGCCCGTTCGCGCGTCGCGCAGGCCGAGCTGAGGCTGTCGCAGATCAAGGCCGAAGCCGAGCAGGCTCGTGCCGAATGGGCCGCGTACTCGGATCAGCCGCCGCCGCCGCTGGCGGTGCGCATACCGCAGATCGAGGAGGCTGAATCCACCGCTGCCGCCGCCCGTGCCGACCTCGAACGCACGCAGCTTGCACTGTCCAAGACCTCCGTGCGCGCGCCACCGTATAGCGGCCGCGTACTGGGCGTGATGACCGGCCTGGGCCAGGTTGTGGCGCCGGGCCGGCCGATCGCCAAGGTGTTCAACATCGATTCGCTGGAAGTGCGCCTGCCGCTGACCGATCCGCAGGTGGGCCTGATCGGACTGCCGCCGCCGGGGCGTCCGATCGAGACTCCGCCGGAGGTGGAGCTGTCCACCTTGGTCGGTGGCAAGCAGCAGGTCTGGAAGGCACGCATGACGCGCACCGAGGCGGCGCTGGACCCGCGGACACGCGTGGTGTTCGGCATCGCCGAGATGCCGGATGATGCGGCCGAGAGCATGGGCTTCGGACTCAGCGTCGGCCAGTTCGTGCAGGCCACCGTCACCGGCTCGCCGCGCGCGGACGTCTACTCCTTGCCGCGTTCGGCCTTGCGCGGCGACGATCAGGTGATGATCGTCGATGCGCAGTCCAAGTTGCGTTTTCGCCAGGTCGGCGTGGTCAACAAGAGTGGCGAACGTGTCGTCGTGTCCTCCGGGCTGGATGATGGCGACAAGGTCGTGGTGTCGCCGATCGAGTTTCCGGTCGACGGCATGGCGGTGACGATCCGGAAGCCTTCATGA
- a CDS encoding GTPase domain-containing protein, whose protein sequence is MEELKFNQAKQMVSAFIADLSKRNELTELGLSFPNQDEYQNSKLNIAFVGQYSSGKSSLIKGLTGLDDIPIGSGVTTDQVTKYDYKDLVVWDTPGILAGEREQHDEASFTAMDQADLLVYVITNELFDDVVGAAFRDLCFTKGREKEILLAVNKSQRDSGTVETKLNGIAEVLEPRIPEDFPIVFVDAESYFESLEEEDEEDRAELMALSNFSGFIEAIDKFSQERGLLGKVTTPLAAIHTQLEELLGKLAAEDPTQEALVELLQQKMRILKTSQKQLQEQFDGNLAEMEQNILLIGDELAESVDDGLNEADFKQVQLRSADDVLAQVKQTQLKLEKIVDSALSTLESDLQELDTSPLAESLKAALSDHFQATDQLNANADIDIKTHNVGDKYEGSVKTQKTLKSAEKGFSWLSNQAINKTAKEGTKAASGSNLHKAVLEIGHFFGAKFKPHQAVNITEIIGSAAKFVGPVMALIGVIVQINDDIQQEKRAADLIAARRDIRKNYREIFLELKIEFVKRMDELSTSFYTTEIRHVSEALQDLQSTSEANIEQRQQIEKAISELNNLRDRLVLG, encoded by the coding sequence ATGGAAGAGTTGAAGTTTAATCAGGCTAAACAAATGGTGTCGGCATTTATCGCTGATTTGTCTAAGAGAAATGAGTTAACTGAACTGGGCCTCAGTTTTCCGAATCAAGACGAGTATCAAAATTCAAAGCTAAATATCGCTTTTGTTGGCCAATATAGCTCTGGGAAATCCTCTCTAATTAAAGGATTAACAGGACTTGATGACATTCCCATTGGCTCAGGCGTGACAACTGATCAAGTGACTAAGTATGACTACAAAGATCTGGTTGTATGGGATACCCCTGGCATACTTGCTGGTGAAAGAGAGCAGCATGATGAAGCATCATTTACAGCGATGGATCAAGCGGATTTGTTGGTTTACGTGATTACAAATGAACTGTTTGACGATGTTGTTGGGGCTGCATTTAGAGATCTATGTTTTACAAAAGGAAGAGAAAAAGAAATTCTTCTGGCAGTAAATAAATCTCAACGCGATTCAGGTACTGTGGAGACCAAATTAAATGGGATTGCTGAGGTTTTAGAACCCAGAATACCGGAAGACTTTCCTATTGTATTTGTTGATGCAGAGTCATATTTCGAGTCATTGGAAGAAGAGGATGAAGAAGATAGAGCAGAGTTAATGGCTCTATCCAACTTTAGTGGCTTTATCGAAGCTATTGACAAATTTTCCCAAGAGCGAGGTTTGCTAGGCAAGGTGACTACACCGTTAGCCGCTATACACACTCAGTTAGAAGAGTTACTAGGCAAATTGGCCGCTGAAGATCCGACGCAGGAAGCGCTGGTTGAACTGCTTCAGCAAAAGATGAGGATTTTAAAGACTAGTCAAAAGCAGCTTCAAGAGCAGTTTGATGGCAATTTAGCTGAAATGGAGCAAAATATTCTACTTATTGGTGATGAGCTGGCGGAGTCAGTGGATGATGGCCTCAACGAGGCGGATTTTAAGCAAGTACAGCTGCGCTCTGCAGATGATGTTCTTGCTCAAGTTAAGCAAACCCAGCTGAAACTTGAGAAAATCGTCGATTCAGCTTTAAGTACTCTTGAATCTGATCTGCAAGAGCTGGATACAAGCCCGCTAGCAGAGTCACTCAAAGCCGCTTTGAGCGATCATTTTCAAGCTACAGATCAACTTAATGCTAATGCAGATATTGATATTAAAACGCATAATGTCGGCGATAAATATGAGGGTTCGGTAAAAACACAGAAGACTCTTAAGTCTGCAGAGAAAGGATTCTCATGGTTATCAAATCAGGCGATCAATAAGACTGCTAAAGAAGGGACGAAAGCAGCATCGGGCAGCAACCTCCACAAAGCAGTTTTGGAGATAGGACACTTTTTTGGCGCCAAATTTAAACCTCATCAAGCTGTTAATATTACTGAAATAATTGGCTCAGCTGCGAAGTTTGTCGGGCCGGTTATGGCGTTAATCGGCGTAATCGTACAAATCAATGACGACATTCAACAAGAGAAGCGCGCTGCAGACCTAATAGCTGCTAGACGCGATATTAGGAAGAATTATCGGGAAATATTTCTTGAGTTGAAAATTGAGTTTGTCAAACGTATGGATGAGTTATCAACATCTTTCTATACGACTGAAATTCGCCATGTTTCTGAAGCATTGCAAGACTTACAGAGCACATCAGAAGCAAATATTGAACAGCGGCAACAAATTGAAAAGGCGATATCTGAATTAAACAATCTGCGCGATAGATTGGTCCTTGGGTAG